In the genome of Taurinivorans muris, one region contains:
- a CDS encoding 2-amino-3,7-dideoxy-D-threo-hept-6-ulosonate synthase, producing the protein MSIGKKIRLERIFNRETNRCIIVPMDHGVSVGPCQGLVNMRETVQDMSVGGADAVLMHKGLVRCGHRTSGKDLGLIVHLSASTDLSPHANSKTLVATVEEAIRLGADAVSIHVNIGDELEREMLAQMGRVSEATERWGMPLLAMVYARGPKIQNSYDPDLIAHCARVGVELGADVVKVPYSGDMDSFAHVVESCCIPVVIAGGAKMNSTKDFLQVVHDSVKAGGAGLSVGRNVFQHPNRRQLLHVLRGVVHEGWTMEKALQEMGEE; encoded by the coding sequence ATGAGTATCGGTAAAAAAATTCGTTTGGAACGCATTTTCAATCGTGAAACGAACCGCTGTATTATTGTTCCCATGGACCATGGTGTTTCTGTCGGTCCATGCCAGGGGCTTGTCAACATGCGTGAAACCGTGCAGGATATGTCTGTCGGCGGAGCGGACGCCGTGCTTATGCACAAAGGTTTGGTGCGCTGCGGGCATAGAACGAGCGGAAAGGATTTGGGGCTTATCGTGCATTTATCCGCTTCAACGGATTTATCTCCCCATGCCAATTCAAAAACTTTGGTCGCAACGGTTGAAGAAGCTATCCGTCTCGGAGCGGACGCCGTATCCATTCATGTAAATATCGGTGATGAATTGGAACGTGAAATGCTTGCTCAAATGGGAAGAGTGAGCGAGGCGACCGAAAGATGGGGTATGCCGCTTCTTGCCATGGTATATGCCCGCGGTCCGAAAATTCAAAATTCCTATGATCCGGATTTGATCGCCCACTGCGCAAGGGTCGGGGTCGAACTTGGCGCCGATGTCGTAAAAGTTCCTTACTCCGGCGATATGGACAGTTTCGCCCATGTTGTTGAATCTTGCTGCATTCCTGTTGTCATCGCAGGCGGGGCGAAAATGAATTCCACAAAAGACTTTTTGCAGGTTGTGCATGATTCCGTAAAAGCGGGCGGAGCGGGTTTATCTGTCGGACGCAATGTTTTCCAACATCCGAACAGACGTCAGCTGCTTCATGTTTTGCGCGGTGTCGTGCATGAAGGCTGGACCATGGAAAAAGCCTTGCAGGAAATGGGAGAAGAATAA
- a CDS encoding 3-dehydroquinate synthase II produces MKRTVFAEISPFDKDAVLLALEAGVDGIVTEDAHIEEIKGLARVQFLGMSGVKCFALDKKEDELAYENAVRQNPAVLHTLTKFEIIPVENLLAKPDIAQNICLTVNSYAEAKLAFGILERGVEKIIVSGQGLADIRKIMELAQTGGETMQLEAAVITKIQTVGLGHRVCVDTLSVLETGQGMLCGNSSAFTFLVHAETEDNEYVNSRPFRVNAGGVHAYAMMPNDKTSYLQELRSGSEVLVVDKNGHCKSAVVGRVKIEVRPMLMVEAKTKDGKTGGIFLQNAETIRLVGKNGKPVSVVSLKEGDEVLCHLDCAGRHFGMRVEENITE; encoded by the coding sequence ATGAAACGTACTGTTTTTGCTGAAATTTCGCCCTTTGATAAGGATGCCGTTTTGCTTGCTCTTGAGGCCGGTGTCGACGGTATTGTTACGGAAGACGCTCATATCGAAGAAATCAAGGGCTTGGCAAGAGTACAGTTTCTAGGCATGTCAGGCGTCAAATGCTTTGCCTTGGATAAAAAGGAAGACGAACTCGCGTATGAGAACGCCGTGCGCCAAAATCCCGCTGTTTTGCATACGTTGACGAAATTTGAAATCATTCCGGTGGAAAATCTTTTGGCGAAACCTGACATCGCGCAGAATATTTGCCTGACTGTCAATTCCTATGCCGAAGCGAAGCTCGCTTTTGGAATTTTGGAACGGGGCGTTGAAAAAATCATCGTTTCCGGGCAGGGTTTGGCTGATATCCGAAAAATAATGGAATTAGCCCAAACCGGCGGCGAAACCATGCAGCTTGAAGCCGCCGTGATTACCAAAATCCAGACTGTGGGTTTGGGGCACAGGGTTTGCGTTGACACGCTGTCCGTGCTTGAAACGGGGCAGGGCATGCTGTGCGGCAATTCTTCCGCTTTCACCTTTTTGGTCCATGCGGAAACGGAAGATAACGAATACGTCAATTCAAGACCGTTTCGGGTCAATGCGGGCGGCGTGCATGCCTACGCCATGATGCCCAATGATAAGACCAGTTATTTGCAGGAACTCCGTTCAGGTTCGGAAGTGCTTGTCGTGGATAAAAACGGACACTGCAAAAGTGCCGTTGTCGGAAGGGTGAAAATTGAAGTGCGACCCATGCTTATGGTTGAAGCAAAAACAAAGGACGGCAAAACAGGCGGTATTTTCCTGCAAAACGCGGAAACTATCCGTTTGGTCGGAAAAAACGGCAAACCTGTGAGCGTTGTTTCCCTCAAAGAGGGGGATGAGGTTTTATGCCATTTGGATTGTGCAGGACGCCATTTTGGCATGCGTGTTGAAGAAAATATTACGGAATGA